ATCGACATCACGCGCGAACCCATTCCCGTGGTGCCGGCCGCGCACTACACCTGCGGCGGCGTGCTCAGCGACCTCGCTGGCCGCACCGATGTGCCCGGGCTCTATGCCATCGGCGAGACCGCCTGCACGGGCCTGCACGGCGCCAACCGGCTGGCCAGCAATTCGCTGGTCGAGTGCATGGTGTTCGCACGCGCGGCGGCGGGCGCCATCGCCGGCGCGCCGGGGCATGACAGCGTCGCTTTCCCCGCGTGGGACGAAAGCCGCGTCACCGATGCCGACGAGGCCGTCGTCATCTCCCACAACTGGGACGAGCTGCGCCGCTTCATGTGGGACTACGTGGGCATCGTGCGCACCAACAAGCGCCTGGAGCGCGCGAGCCACCGCATCGCGCTGCTGCAGGCCGAGATCCAGGAGTTCTATGCGAACTTCCACGTCACGCGCGACCTCCTGGAGCTGCGCAACCTGGTCCAGGTGGCCGAGCTGATCGTGCGATCGGCCCAGGCCCGCCACGAGAGCCGCGGGCTGCATTTCAGCCGCGACTATCCTTCGCTCGCAGAGCCGACTGCACCGACCGTATTGGTGCCTTCGGCGGACTGACGACCCACCCATCTCGCGTTTTTCTTCACTCAAGGATGCCCGGCCACCGACGCCCGCAGGGAGAAACCCAACCATGTCGAACACCACCACCCCATCGCCGGAAACCACGCCCGCCTCGCCCTACGGCACGCTGCCCCCGGCCTCGACGCCCGCCTCGCGCAAGCCCGTGAGCCTGCCGCGCCTGGCCGACATGCATGCGCGCGGCGAGAAGATCTCGATGCTCACCGCCTACGACGCCACCTTCGCGGCGATGGCCGATGCGGCGGGCGTCGATTGCCTGCTGGTCGGCGATTCGCTCGGCATGGTCTGCCAGGGCCTGAACAGCACCGTGGGCGTGAGCCTGGAGACCATGCGCTATCACACCGACAGCGTCTCGCGGGGCCTGCGCCGCGTGCAGGGCACGGCCTGGCTGATCGCCGACCTGCCCTTCGGCAGCTACCAGGAATCGCGCGAGCAGGCGCTGCGCAGCGCCACCGTGCTGATGCAGGCGGGCGCGCACATGGTCAAGCTCGAAGGCGGCGGCTGGACGACCGAGACGGCGCGCTTCCTGGTCGAGCGCGGCATTCCGGTGTGTGCGCACCTCGGCCTCACGCCGCAGACCGTGCATGCGCTCGGCGGCTACCGGGTGCAGGGCAA
This region of Variovorax sp. RKNM96 genomic DNA includes:
- the panB gene encoding 3-methyl-2-oxobutanoate hydroxymethyltransferase — encoded protein: MSNTTTPSPETTPASPYGTLPPASTPASRKPVSLPRLADMHARGEKISMLTAYDATFAAMADAAGVDCLLVGDSLGMVCQGLNSTVGVSLETMRYHTDSVSRGLRRVQGTAWLIADLPFGSYQESREQALRSATVLMQAGAHMVKLEGGGWTTETARFLVERGIPVCAHLGLTPQTVHALGGYRVQGKGDAGALLKQHAHALQDAGAAMLVLEMVPAALAAELTTELRHCATIGIGAGKATAGQVLVLHDMLGINLGKMPKFVRNFMADAPGVLPALKAYVQAVKDGSFPDDQLHAW